A window from Thalassophryne amazonica chromosome 15, fThaAma1.1, whole genome shotgun sequence encodes these proteins:
- the apela gene encoding apelin receptor early endogenous ligand translates to MRLFNLLYLLLLLVAAVAPIFSAKPDFLNLRRKYHRHYCLQRRCMPLHSRVPIP, encoded by the exons ATGAGGCTCTTCAACCTGTtatacctgctgctgctgctggttgcCGCTGTAGCACCGATCTTCTCTGCAAAGCCGG ATTTCCTGAACCTAAGAAGAAAGTACCACAGACACTACTGCCTGCAGAGACGCTGCATGCCGCTGCACTCCAGAGTACCCATCCCCTAA
- the tmem192 gene encoding transmembrane protein 192 isoform X1, protein METKGPSLHVQAGPSGDVTQSVDEESRVDEPLISADDLDSAITEKFLVLPTLYQAALLSLLQVIFVVLSLCVALLCLLRFDQEAVCKSVFGSVKEESAIVFGKVCLWLLLLLFTWSMKHHHSRARSQGYLSVYRRMQHLKHLPLTIHSTGNVLLLLSLVSGLSQTVFVYILISVLCVELLVTLLFLIHYIVRVMQFNSAKPAPDVIQEVRLYGGSSTVTPTETGFRGGSRLEEVVNKQADLIEYLKDHNALLSKRLLNLSAQ, encoded by the exons CAGGCAGGCCCCTCAGGGGATGTAACACAGAGCGTGGATGAGGAGTCCAGGGTGGATGAACCTCTGATCTCTGCTGACGACCTTGACTCTGCTATTACGGAGAAGTTTCTGGTTCTGCCAACACTCTACCAAGCTGCCCTGCTGTCCCTGCTGCAG GttatttttgtggtgttgtcactgTGTGTGGCATTGCTTTGTTTGTTGAGATTTGACCAAGAGGCAGTGTGCAAAAGCGTCTTCGGTAGTGTGAAAGAGGAGAGTGCCATTGTGTTTGGGAAGGTGTGTTTGtggttgttgctgctgttgttcaCTTGGAGCATGAAGCACCATCACAGTCGGGCCAGGAGCCAGGGATACCTGTCTGTCTACAGACGGATGCAGCATCTAAAGCACCTGCCGCTCACCATCCACTCCACAG GAAATGTGTTGCTGCTACTTTCTCTGGTTTCTGGACTGTCGCAGACGGTCTTTGTCTACATACTCATAAGTGTTTTGTGTGTGGAACTCTTGGTGACATTGCTGTTCCTAATTCATTACATTG tCAGGGTGATGCAGTTCAACAGCGCCAAGCCTGCTCCAGACGTGATCCAAGAAGTGCGTTTATACGGCGGCAGTAGCACAGTCACGCCCACTGAGACTGGCTTCAG GGGCGGTTCCCGGCTGGAGGAGGTGGTGAACAAGCAGGCCGACCTCATAGAATACCTGAAAGACCACAATGCCTTACTGAGCAAAAGGCTGCTGAACCTCAGCGCTCAGTAG
- the tmem192 gene encoding transmembrane protein 192 isoform X2, whose protein sequence is METKGPSLHVAGPSGDVTQSVDEESRVDEPLISADDLDSAITEKFLVLPTLYQAALLSLLQVIFVVLSLCVALLCLLRFDQEAVCKSVFGSVKEESAIVFGKVCLWLLLLLFTWSMKHHHSRARSQGYLSVYRRMQHLKHLPLTIHSTGNVLLLLSLVSGLSQTVFVYILISVLCVELLVTLLFLIHYIVRVMQFNSAKPAPDVIQEVRLYGGSSTVTPTETGFRGGSRLEEVVNKQADLIEYLKDHNALLSKRLLNLSAQ, encoded by the exons GCAGGCCCCTCAGGGGATGTAACACAGAGCGTGGATGAGGAGTCCAGGGTGGATGAACCTCTGATCTCTGCTGACGACCTTGACTCTGCTATTACGGAGAAGTTTCTGGTTCTGCCAACACTCTACCAAGCTGCCCTGCTGTCCCTGCTGCAG GttatttttgtggtgttgtcactgTGTGTGGCATTGCTTTGTTTGTTGAGATTTGACCAAGAGGCAGTGTGCAAAAGCGTCTTCGGTAGTGTGAAAGAGGAGAGTGCCATTGTGTTTGGGAAGGTGTGTTTGtggttgttgctgctgttgttcaCTTGGAGCATGAAGCACCATCACAGTCGGGCCAGGAGCCAGGGATACCTGTCTGTCTACAGACGGATGCAGCATCTAAAGCACCTGCCGCTCACCATCCACTCCACAG GAAATGTGTTGCTGCTACTTTCTCTGGTTTCTGGACTGTCGCAGACGGTCTTTGTCTACATACTCATAAGTGTTTTGTGTGTGGAACTCTTGGTGACATTGCTGTTCCTAATTCATTACATTG tCAGGGTGATGCAGTTCAACAGCGCCAAGCCTGCTCCAGACGTGATCCAAGAAGTGCGTTTATACGGCGGCAGTAGCACAGTCACGCCCACTGAGACTGGCTTCAG GGGCGGTTCCCGGCTGGAGGAGGTGGTGAACAAGCAGGCCGACCTCATAGAATACCTGAAAGACCACAATGCCTTACTGAGCAAAAGGCTGCTGAACCTCAGCGCTCAGTAG